In Eubalaena glacialis isolate mEubGla1 chromosome 12, mEubGla1.1.hap2.+ XY, whole genome shotgun sequence, a single window of DNA contains:
- the GJA1 gene encoding gap junction alpha-1 protein codes for MGDWSALGKLLDKVQAYSTAGGKVWLSVLFIFRILLLGTAVESAWGDEQSAFRCNTQQPGCENVCYDKSFPISHVRFWVLQIIFVSVPTLLYLAHVFYVMRKEEKLNKKEEELKVAQTDGVNVEIHLKQIEIKKFKYGIEEHGKVKMRGGLLRTYIISILFKSVFEVAFLLIQWYIYGFSLSAVYTCKRDPCPHQVDCFLSRPTEKTIFIIFMLVVSLVSLGLNIIELFYVFFKGVKDRVKGKSDPYHTTTSPLSPSKDCGSPKYAYFNGCSSPTAPLSPMSPPGYKLVTGDRNNSSCRNYNKQASEQNWANYSAEQNRMGQAGSTISNSHAQPFDFADDHQNSKKLDAGHELQPLAIVDQRPSSRASSRASSRPRPDDLEI; via the coding sequence ATGGGTGACTGGAGTGCCTTAGGCAAACTCCTTGACAAGGTTCAAGCCTATTCTACCGCTGGAGGGAAGGTGTGGCTGTCAGTCCTTTTCATTTTCCGAATCCTGCTACTGGGGACAGCAGTTGAGTCAGCCTGGGGTGATGAGCAGTCTGCCTTTCGCTGTAACACCCAACAACCTGGTTGTGAAAATGTCTGCTATGACAAATCTTTCCCAATCTCTCATGTGCGTTTCTGGGTCCTGCAGATCATATTTGTGTCTGTTCCCACACTCTTGTACCTGGCTCATGTGTTCTACGTGATGCGAAAGGAAGAGAAACTGAACAAGAAAGAGGAGGAACTCAAAGTTGCCCAAACTGATGGTGTCAATGTGGAGATACACTTGAAGCAGATTGAAATAAAGAAGTTCAAGTATGGCATTGAAGAGCATGGCAAGGTGAAAATGCGAGGGGGCTTGCTGCGAACCTACATCATCAGTATCCTCTTCAAGTCTGTCTTTGAGGTAGCCTTCTTGCTGATCCAGTGGTACATCTATGGATTCAGTTTGAGTGCTGTTTACACTTGCAAAAGAGATCCCTGCCCGCATCAGGTGGACTGCTTCCTTTCTCGTCCCACAGAGAAAACCATCTTCATCATCTTCATGCTGGTCGTGTCCTTGGTGTCTCTTGGCTTGAACATCATCGAACTCTTCTATGTCTTCTTCAAGGGTGTTAAGGATCGCGTGAAGGGAAAGAGCGATCCTTACCACACTACCACCAGCCCACTGAGCCCCTCCAAAGACTGTGGATCTCCAAAATATGCTTATTTCAATGGCTGCTCCTCCCCAACCGCTCCCCTCTCACCCATGTCTCCTCCCGGGTACAAGCTGGTTACCGGAGACAGAAACAATTCTTCCTGCCGCAATTACAACAAACAAGCAAGTGAGCAAAACTGGGCTAATTACAGTGCAGAACAAAATCGAATGGGGCAGGCAGGAAGCACCATCTCTAACTCCCACGCACAGCCTTTTGATTTCGCTGATGACCACCAGAATTCTAAAAAGCTCGATGCTGGCCATGAACTACAGCCTCTAGCCATTGTGGACCAGCGGCCTTCCAGCAGAGCCAGCAGTCGTGCCAGCAGCCGACCTCGGCCTGATGACCTAGAGATCTAG